From one Bordetella genomosp. 9 genomic stretch:
- a CDS encoding polysaccharide pyruvyl transferase family protein: MKYGYLEFRYGNDANRTSVNIGDNIQSLATRALFGRLGIAPEDMVGIDRDALRDYAGEPVRLIMNGCFHDGCFPLPPQVEPVFFGFNAETESVVTRNRELLLRHQPIGCRDAVTRRMLEKHGIAAFVTGCVTMTLPRRDAAPADGVPVIAYGSGPGALPAVVLQAMPKPMLESARLIYQREPISCTPLADGDVARMEGLAARYLDFYRRHARLVVTPLLHVASPCLGMGVPVVLIRRDRNARFTAIDRLTPLYTPEDARRIDWDAGALELEELKGAMTSSAGALLAGRSPDPRALAVLAQAFDQDPILEPAPRSFKRRLRDLLRGGRLMPA, translated from the coding sequence ATGAAATACGGTTATCTGGAATTCCGGTACGGCAACGACGCCAACCGCACATCGGTCAACATCGGCGACAACATCCAATCCCTGGCGACCCGCGCGCTCTTCGGACGCCTGGGGATAGCGCCCGAAGACATGGTGGGCATAGACCGGGACGCGCTGCGCGACTATGCCGGCGAACCGGTGCGGCTGATCATGAACGGCTGTTTCCACGACGGCTGTTTTCCGTTGCCGCCGCAGGTCGAACCCGTGTTCTTCGGGTTCAACGCCGAAACCGAGTCCGTCGTCACCCGCAACCGCGAACTGCTGCTGCGGCATCAGCCGATAGGCTGCCGCGACGCGGTCACCCGGCGCATGCTGGAAAAGCACGGCATCGCCGCCTTCGTCACCGGCTGCGTCACCATGACCTTGCCGCGCCGCGACGCGGCGCCGGCCGATGGCGTGCCGGTGATCGCCTATGGCAGCGGGCCGGGCGCCCTGCCGGCCGTCGTGCTGCAGGCCATGCCCAAGCCCATGCTCGAATCGGCGCGGCTGATCTACCAGCGCGAGCCCATCTCCTGTACACCGCTGGCCGACGGTGACGTGGCGCGCATGGAAGGGCTGGCCGCCCGCTACCTGGATTTCTACCGGCGCCACGCGCGGCTGGTGGTCACCCCCTTGCTGCACGTCGCCAGCCCCTGTCTGGGCATGGGCGTGCCGGTCGTGCTGATCCGGCGCGACCGCAATGCGCGCTTCACCGCCATCGACAGGCTGACACCGCTCTACACGCCGGAGGACGCCCGCCGCATCGACTGGGACGCCGGCGCGCTGGAACTGGAGGAACTGAAGGGCGCCATGACGAGTTCCGCAGGTGCCCTGTTGGCCGGGCGCTCGCCGGATCCCCGTGCGCTGGCCGTGCTGGCGCAGGCCTTCGACCAGGACCCCATCCTGGAACCGGCGCCGCGTTCCTTCAAGCGGCGCCTGCGCGACCTGCTGCGCGGCGGGCGTCTGATGCCCGCCTGA
- a CDS encoding APC family permease: MSTVSSSTDQPSNSGTPLARVMGPKLLLLFIVGDILGTGVYALTGQVAKEVGGAAWLPFLVAFVVALLTALSYLELVTKYPQAAGAALYVHKAFGVHFLTFIVCFTVMCSGLTSAATASRAFAANLFAALGMDPGGELVTLGALGFLILVMLLNLRGAAHGIKTNVVLTLIELSGLLMVILLGFYAIAGGQADFSRVVAFDTPEDKSVFLAVTSATTLAFFAMVGFEDSVNMAEETHSPSRIFPKVMLTGLGLTAVIYVLVSICAVALVPVGELAASNTPLVLVVQRAAPGLPTETIMPVISMFAVANSALINMMMASRLLYGMANQGVLPSFLSRVHQRNRTPWAAILFTTVIGLGLTVLVARAESQAIRALGGTTALLLLGVFAFVNVAVLVLRRDGVSHEHFRVRTIVPWLGAATCLFLVTPMTGRDPIQYQVAGWLLLLGVVMWGITLLTRRRGGRLDPGRLDPGRLDPERLDTE; the protein is encoded by the coding sequence ATGTCCACGGTCTCTTCATCCACGGATCAGCCCTCCAACTCCGGTACCCCGCTGGCGCGGGTCATGGGCCCCAAGCTGTTGCTGCTGTTCATTGTCGGCGACATCCTGGGCACCGGCGTCTACGCACTGACCGGCCAGGTGGCCAAGGAAGTCGGCGGCGCCGCCTGGCTGCCCTTCCTGGTGGCCTTCGTGGTGGCCTTGCTGACCGCCCTGTCCTACCTGGAGCTGGTGACCAAGTATCCGCAGGCCGCCGGGGCCGCGCTGTATGTGCACAAGGCCTTCGGCGTGCACTTCCTGACCTTCATCGTGTGCTTCACGGTGATGTGCTCCGGGCTGACCTCGGCCGCCACCGCCTCGCGCGCCTTCGCGGCCAACCTGTTCGCCGCGCTGGGAATGGACCCGGGCGGGGAACTGGTCACGCTGGGCGCATTGGGCTTTCTCATATTGGTGATGCTGCTCAACCTGCGCGGCGCCGCGCACGGGATCAAGACCAATGTGGTGCTGACGCTGATCGAGCTCAGCGGCCTGCTGATGGTGATCCTGCTCGGCTTCTACGCCATCGCCGGCGGCCAGGCGGACTTCTCCCGCGTCGTCGCGTTCGATACGCCCGAGGACAAGAGCGTTTTCCTGGCCGTGACCTCGGCCACCACGCTGGCGTTCTTCGCCATGGTCGGCTTCGAGGACTCCGTCAACATGGCAGAGGAAACCCATTCGCCGAGCCGCATTTTCCCCAAGGTAATGCTGACGGGGCTGGGCCTGACCGCCGTGATCTACGTGCTGGTTTCCATCTGCGCGGTGGCGCTGGTGCCGGTCGGCGAACTGGCCGCCAGCAACACGCCGCTGGTGCTGGTGGTGCAGCGCGCGGCGCCGGGACTGCCCACCGAGACCATCATGCCCGTCATCTCCATGTTCGCGGTCGCCAATTCCGCGCTGATCAACATGATGATGGCCAGCCGCCTGCTTTACGGCATGGCCAACCAGGGCGTGCTGCCGTCCTTCCTGTCCCGCGTCCACCAGCGCAACCGCACGCCCTGGGCGGCCATCCTGTTCACCACCGTGATCGGCCTGGGCCTGACGGTGCTGGTGGCGCGCGCCGAATCGCAGGCCATCCGTGCGCTGGGCGGCACCACCGCGCTGCTGCTGCTGGGCGTGTTCGCCTTCGTCAACGTCGCGGTGCTGGTACTGCGGCGCGACGGCGTATCGCACGAGCACTTCCGGGTGCGCACGATCGTGCCGTGGCTGGGCGCGGCCACCTGCCTGTTCCTTGTCACGCCGATGACGGGCCGCGACCCCATCCAGTACCAGGTGGCCGGCTGGCTGCTGCTGCTGGGGGTGGTCATGTGGGGAATCACCCTGCTGACCCGCCGCCGTGGAGGCCGGCTGGACCCGGGACGGCTGGACCCGGGACGGCTGGACCCGGAACGGCTCGACACCGAATAG
- a CDS encoding YoaK family protein: MPVHYLRALTSPGRTTEANRRLGVSLAFVAGAANAGGFLAVGQYTSHMTGIVSALADHAALGEITLVFAGMCALLAFLIGAGVSAILINWGRRRGAHSEYAMPLMLEAALLLVFGLMGTQLEQQRMLVVPATVGLLCFIMGLQNAIITKISKAEIRTTHMTGVVTDIGIELGKLIYWNIGDRGADNKVMANRSRLRLLAALLGMFLLGGVAGALGFKHLGFIATVPLAALLVLLAIVPVFDDLAALGRRP, from the coding sequence ATGCCCGTGCACTACCTACGTGCGTTGACCAGCCCCGGCCGCACGACCGAAGCCAACCGCCGGCTGGGCGTCTCGCTCGCCTTCGTCGCCGGCGCCGCCAACGCCGGCGGCTTTCTGGCGGTGGGGCAATACACATCGCACATGACCGGCATCGTGTCCGCGCTGGCCGACCACGCGGCACTGGGCGAGATCACGCTGGTCTTCGCGGGCATGTGCGCGCTGCTGGCTTTCCTGATCGGCGCGGGGGTGTCGGCCATCCTCATCAACTGGGGCCGGCGGCGCGGCGCACACAGCGAATACGCCATGCCCCTGATGCTGGAAGCGGCGCTGCTGCTGGTCTTCGGCCTGATGGGCACGCAGCTGGAACAGCAGCGCATGCTGGTCGTCCCGGCCACCGTGGGCCTGCTCTGCTTCATCATGGGACTGCAGAACGCCATCATCACCAAGATTTCCAAGGCCGAGATCCGCACCACCCACATGACGGGCGTGGTCACCGACATCGGCATCGAGCTGGGCAAGCTGATCTACTGGAACATCGGCGATCGGGGCGCCGACAACAAGGTGATGGCCAATCGGTCGCGCCTGCGCCTGCTGGCGGCCCTGCTGGGCATGTTCCTGCTGGGCGGCGTTGCCGGCGCGCTGGGCTTCAAGCACCTGGGTTTCATCGCGACGGTGCCGCTGGCGGCGCTGCTGGTCCTCCTGGCCATCGTGCCGGTGTTCGACGACCTGGCCGCGCTGGGCCGGCGCCCCTGA
- a CDS encoding DUF763 domain-containing protein codes for MRRAGSADLPLHGGRVPAWLGARMSRLGAIIAQAIVHHYGRDEFLRRLAHPFWFQSFGAVMGMDWHSSGITTSVIGALKRGLAPMAGELGIHVCGGRGNHSRKTPQELALIGERVGVDGDALARASRLVAKVDSAAVQDGFDLYLHGFFVTDDGKWTVVQQGMNGDSRTARRYHWLSEGLSSFVEAPHSAIDGPNQGRIVNLTDPRAAASRGGQLALLREDGPDFIVARAGELALPARRPDARPGRQAAAPPRQLSLLEPESLATDDPARPALPHLTMPAHHDVRPKDVNLRRLHGALAAAAECGPTDFAELLLVPGVGARTVRSLALVAEVVHGAPCRFTDPARFSMAHGGKDRHPYPVPLAVYDQTIDVMKTAVHQASLGNEEKLDALKRLDRQARQLERTARGPALPDFIEQERADSPDYGGRSVFGLETRATVLPAGGEPDGKFND; via the coding sequence ATGCGACGAGCGGGCAGCGCCGATCTTCCCCTGCACGGCGGCCGCGTGCCGGCCTGGCTGGGCGCGCGGATGTCCCGCCTGGGCGCGATCATCGCGCAGGCCATCGTGCACCACTACGGCCGCGATGAATTCCTGCGCCGGCTGGCGCATCCCTTCTGGTTCCAGTCCTTCGGCGCCGTCATGGGCATGGACTGGCATTCGTCCGGCATCACGACCAGCGTGATCGGCGCGCTCAAGCGCGGGCTGGCGCCCATGGCGGGCGAACTGGGCATCCATGTCTGCGGCGGACGCGGGAATCACTCGCGTAAAACGCCGCAGGAACTGGCGCTCATCGGCGAGCGGGTGGGCGTCGACGGCGACGCCCTGGCCCGCGCCAGCCGGCTGGTCGCGAAAGTGGACAGTGCGGCGGTGCAGGATGGCTTCGACCTGTACCTGCACGGATTCTTCGTCACCGACGACGGCAAATGGACGGTGGTGCAGCAGGGCATGAACGGCGACAGCCGCACGGCCCGGCGCTATCACTGGCTGTCGGAAGGCTTGAGCAGCTTCGTCGAGGCGCCGCACAGCGCCATCGACGGCCCCAACCAGGGACGCATCGTCAACCTGACCGATCCGCGCGCCGCCGCATCGCGGGGCGGACAACTGGCCTTGCTGCGCGAGGACGGCCCCGATTTCATCGTCGCGCGAGCCGGCGAGTTGGCCTTGCCGGCCCGCCGGCCGGATGCCCGGCCGGGCAGACAGGCGGCTGCTCCGCCGCGGCAGTTGTCGCTGCTGGAGCCGGAGTCGCTGGCGACCGACGATCCCGCACGGCCGGCCCTGCCGCATCTGACCATGCCCGCGCATCACGACGTGCGTCCCAAGGACGTGAACCTGCGGCGCCTGCACGGGGCCCTGGCCGCGGCGGCGGAATGCGGGCCCACGGACTTCGCCGAGCTGCTGCTGGTGCCCGGCGTCGGCGCGCGCACGGTGCGCTCGCTGGCGCTGGTCGCGGAAGTCGTGCACGGCGCCCCGTGCCGGTTTACCGATCCCGCGCGTTTCTCCATGGCGCACGGCGGCAAGGACCGCCACCCCTACCCCGTGCCGCTGGCCGTCTACGACCAGACCATAGACGTCATGAAGACGGCGGTGCACCAGGCCAGCCTGGGCAACGAAGAGAAACTCGACGCCCTCAAGCGCCTGGATCGCCAGGCCCGCCAGCTGGAGCGCACGGCGCGCGGGCCGGCCCTGCCGGACTTCATCGAGCAGGAGCGCGCGGACTCCCCCGACTATGGCGGCCGCAGCGTGTTCGGCCTGGAAACCCGGGCCACGGTCCTGCCGGCCGGCGGCGAGCCCGACGGCAAATTCAACGATTGA
- a CDS encoding YrbL family protein, which translates to MSSLPLELDSDLTVLDPERSADLTSAQDIELVLSEQIGSGHDRVVWRHPLNRTLGVKVSKPDQERDQNLIELHYGMHLQRLGVASRHLPRVYGWARTDHGPGLVVDLVQHADGTPCPTLPQALRSGMVNEMEAAGMVGEACQWLADNGVILADPGINNVVVGRAPDTGRPYLAFVDGLGTRNFDFKYRLRCALPALERWTAQHKADVCRRKFLRMLRDRSSRMWVPKKAAAALA; encoded by the coding sequence ATGAGCAGCCTGCCGCTGGAGCTAGACTCGGACCTCACCGTCCTTGATCCCGAAAGGAGCGCGGACCTTACTTCCGCCCAAGACATCGAACTGGTCCTTTCCGAACAGATCGGATCGGGCCACGACCGCGTCGTATGGCGCCATCCCCTGAATCGCACGCTGGGCGTCAAGGTCTCCAAGCCTGACCAGGAGCGCGACCAGAACCTGATCGAACTGCATTACGGCATGCACCTGCAACGGCTGGGCGTCGCCAGCCGGCACCTGCCCCGCGTCTACGGCTGGGCGCGGACCGACCATGGCCCCGGGCTGGTGGTCGATCTGGTGCAACACGCCGATGGCACGCCCTGTCCGACCTTGCCGCAGGCCTTGCGCAGCGGCATGGTCAACGAAATGGAAGCCGCCGGCATGGTGGGCGAAGCCTGCCAGTGGCTGGCCGACAACGGCGTCATCCTGGCCGATCCCGGCATCAACAATGTCGTGGTGGGCCGCGCCCCGGACACGGGCCGCCCCTACCTGGCCTTCGTCGATGGCCTGGGCACGCGCAATTTCGATTTCAAGTACCGGCTGCGCTGCGCGCTGCCGGCGCTGGAACGGTGGACGGCGCAACACAAGGCGGACGTCTGCCGCCGGAAGTTCCTGCGCATGCTGCGCGACCGGTCGAGCAGGATGTGGGTGCCCAAGAAAGCGGCCGCCGCATTGGCCTGA
- a CDS encoding permease encodes MHTAPASRRPAHAATGIAVFLLIAIVGLFYVKWFPYYNRAFVAASSHSIGTSILMGTADSAPPPSLDSAIGYALAYGKAIWQAMVLGLLLGSAVQALLPRRWIVRALGGTGMGSVVAGGLMSLPGMMCTCCAAPVVAGLRKCQAAPGSAVAFWLGNSVLNPATLVFMGFVLGWQWSGLRLALGIVMVFGLGWLLNRMNASSQRTVDADAVQALQSQAIDSQDANPFKRWATIFARMALRLVPEYIVLVLLLGAARAWLFPHIGADIDNHVWWIAALAVAGALFVIPTAGEVPIIQAMLSLGMAAGPAAALLMTLPPISLPSLAMLARSFRPVELAIVIAGVVATGLAAGGIAIALAF; translated from the coding sequence ATGCACACCGCGCCCGCTTCGCGACGCCCCGCCCACGCGGCCACCGGCATCGCCGTTTTCCTGCTGATCGCCATCGTCGGCCTGTTCTACGTCAAGTGGTTCCCCTATTACAACCGCGCGTTTGTCGCGGCCAGCAGCCACTCCATCGGGACGTCCATCCTGATGGGCACGGCGGACAGCGCGCCGCCGCCCTCGCTGGACTCGGCCATCGGCTATGCCCTGGCCTACGGCAAGGCGATCTGGCAGGCCATGGTGCTGGGCCTGCTGCTGGGCTCCGCGGTCCAGGCGCTGCTGCCACGCCGCTGGATCGTCCGCGCGCTGGGCGGCACCGGCATGGGCAGCGTCGTCGCCGGCGGCCTGATGTCCCTGCCCGGCATGATGTGCACCTGCTGCGCCGCGCCCGTAGTGGCCGGCCTGCGCAAGTGCCAGGCGGCCCCCGGCAGCGCCGTCGCGTTCTGGCTGGGCAACTCGGTCCTGAACCCCGCCACGCTGGTGTTCATGGGCTTCGTGCTGGGCTGGCAATGGTCGGGCCTGCGCCTGGCCCTCGGCATCGTCATGGTGTTCGGCCTGGGCTGGCTGCTGAACCGCATGAACGCATCGTCGCAACGCACGGTGGACGCCGACGCGGTCCAGGCGCTGCAATCGCAGGCGATCGATAGCCAGGACGCCAATCCCTTCAAGCGCTGGGCGACCATCTTCGCGCGCATGGCGCTGCGCCTGGTGCCGGAGTACATCGTGCTGGTGCTGCTGCTGGGCGCGGCGCGCGCCTGGCTGTTCCCGCACATCGGCGCCGACATCGACAACCATGTGTGGTGGATCGCTGCGCTGGCCGTGGCGGGCGCGCTGTTCGTCATTCCCACCGCGGGCGAAGTCCCCATCATCCAGGCGATGCTGTCGCTGGGCATGGCGGCCGGTCCCGCCGCCGCGCTGCTGATGACCCTGCCGCCGATCAGCCTGCCGTCGCTGGCCATGCTGGCGCGTTCCTTCCGGCCGGTGGAGCTGGCCATCGTAATCGCCGGCGTGGTGGCCACCGGCCTGGCGGCCGGCGGCATTGCGATCGCGCTGGCGTTCTAG